A region of Sparus aurata chromosome 8, fSpaAur1.1, whole genome shotgun sequence DNA encodes the following proteins:
- the LOC115586241 gene encoding uncharacterized protein LOC115586241 isoform X3: MYETAWLTMLRFYVATKPKEHDDDTSETSEVILVSASGGSEITTVELQLGDVMVDFDGVQPALEMSVISEVTFGPHLGVEEDPEDTLIYEGFPMPTSPVHPDDVITVTVHHANTFHDMITAFSDAEILNKALNVIRILPDNKEEAGSGSGVLRDVLSCFWHEFYERCTLGRTVKVPFLCHDFPAATWKAIGRILLKGYQDCQYLPNKLALPFLEQVLFDNVYSDLKAHFLQFVSSQERDVLMQAMSDFATVDSDDLVEVLDSYGCRRRITAETLPTILDEIAHKELVQTPKFVIDCWTEITNNHLSLSPEALTKLFSDLQPTTKKLQQVDLLEHPIHSPPSVDNTVQTQFHRKETGLWEYTLPHTK; this comes from the exons ATGTATGAGACTGCGTGGCTGACAATGTTACGCTTTTACGTTGCAACCAAGCCAAAAGAACATGACGATGACACTAGTGAGACATCTGAAGTGATCCTTGTCTCGGCAAGCGGTGGCAGTGAAATCACTACAGTAGAACTACAACTGGGAGATGTCATGGTTGATTTTGATGGAGTCCAGCCTGCATTAGAAATGTCTGTAATATCTGAAGTTACCTTTGGTCCCCATCTCGGCGTTGAAGAAGACCCAGAGGACACATTGATCTATGAGGGTTTTCCTATGCCCACAAGTCCAGTTCATCCAGATGATGTGATAACAGTCACTGTACATCATGCTAACACTTTCCATGACATGATTACTGCTTTCTCTGATGCAGAGATTTTGAATAAAGCACTGAATGTGATACGAATACTTCcagacaacaaagaagaagCAGGCAGCGGATCTGGGGTACTAAGAGATGTTCTCAGCTGCTTCTGGCATGAATTCTACGAGCGATGCACACTCGGTAGGACAGTTAAAGTACCCTTCCTTTGCCATGATTTTCCTGCTGCAACATGGAAGGCAATTGGCAGAATCCTTCTGAAGGGTTACCAAGATTGTCAATATTTGCCAAACAAACTTGCACTCCCCTTCCTTGAACAGGTGCTTTTTGACAATGTGTACAGTGATCTTAAAGCACATTTTCTGCAGTTTGTGAGCAGCCAGGAACGTGACGTTTTGATGCAAGCGATGAGTGATTTCGCTACAGTTGACTCTGATGATCTTGTGGAAGTTCTCGACAGCTATGGCTGTAGAAGGAGAATCACTGCTGAGACTCTTCCTACAATACTTGATGAAATAGCGCACAAAGAACTCGTCCAAACACCGAAGTTTGTGATTGACTGCTGGACGGAGATCACCAATAATCATCTCTCCctcagtccagaggcactgacCAAGTTGTTCTCTGACCtgcaaccaacaacaaaaaag CTGCAGCAAGTGGATCTGCTGGAGCATCCCATCCATTCTCCTCCATCAGTAGACAACACAGTTCAAACACAGTTTCATCGCAAGGAAACTGGCCTTTGGGAGTACACTCTTCCTCACACAAAGTGA
- the LOC115586241 gene encoding uncharacterized protein LOC115586241 isoform X1 codes for MYETAWLTMLRFYVATKPKEHDDDTSETSEVILVSASGGSEITTVELQLGDVMVDFDGVQPALEMSVISEVTFGPHLGVEEDPEDTLIYEGFPMPTSPVHPDDVITVTVHHANTFHDMITAFSDAEILNKALNVIRILPDNKEEAGSGSGVLRDVLSCFWHEFYERCTLGRTVKVPFLCHDFPAATWKAIGRILLKGYQDCQYLPNKLALPFLEQVLFDNVYSDLKAHFLQFVSSQERDVLMQAMSDFATVDSDDLVEVLDSYGCRRRITAETLPTILDEIAHKELVQTPKFVIDCWTEITNNHLSLSPEALTKLFSDLQPTTKKVCKLLKFALDLTPKQKEVGNHLKRFIRELDESKLQKFLRFCTGSDLVVTDSIYVEFEEMTEFTRRPIGHTCGKILQLADSFENFPDFRSEFNAVLESNVWLQQVDLLEHPIHSPPSVDNTVQTQFHRKETGLWEYTLPHTK; via the exons ATGTATGAGACTGCGTGGCTGACAATGTTACGCTTTTACGTTGCAACCAAGCCAAAAGAACATGACGATGACACTAGTGAGACATCTGAAGTGATCCTTGTCTCGGCAAGCGGTGGCAGTGAAATCACTACAGTAGAACTACAACTGGGAGATGTCATGGTTGATTTTGATGGAGTCCAGCCTGCATTAGAAATGTCTGTAATATCTGAAGTTACCTTTGGTCCCCATCTCGGCGTTGAAGAAGACCCAGAGGACACATTGATCTATGAGGGTTTTCCTATGCCCACAAGTCCAGTTCATCCAGATGATGTGATAACAGTCACTGTACATCATGCTAACACTTTCCATGACATGATTACTGCTTTCTCTGATGCAGAGATTTTGAATAAAGCACTGAATGTGATACGAATACTTCcagacaacaaagaagaagCAGGCAGCGGATCTGGGGTACTAAGAGATGTTCTCAGCTGCTTCTGGCATGAATTCTACGAGCGATGCACACTCGGTAGGACAGTTAAAGTACCCTTCCTTTGCCATGATTTTCCTGCTGCAACATGGAAGGCAATTGGCAGAATCCTTCTGAAGGGTTACCAAGATTGTCAATATTTGCCAAACAAACTTGCACTCCCCTTCCTTGAACAGGTGCTTTTTGACAATGTGTACAGTGATCTTAAAGCACATTTTCTGCAGTTTGTGAGCAGCCAGGAACGTGACGTTTTGATGCAAGCGATGAGTGATTTCGCTACAGTTGACTCTGATGATCTTGTGGAAGTTCTCGACAGCTATGGCTGTAGAAGGAGAATCACTGCTGAGACTCTTCCTACAATACTTGATGAAATAGCGCACAAAGAACTCGTCCAAACACCGAAGTTTGTGATTGACTGCTGGACGGAGATCACCAATAATCATCTCTCCctcagtccagaggcactgacCAAGTTGTTCTCTGACCtgcaaccaacaacaaaaaaggtcTGTAAACTGTTGAAATTTGCCCTTGATTTGACTCCAAAACAAAAGGAAGTGGGAAATCATCTGAAAAGATTTATCAGAGAGCTTGATGAAAGTAAACTTCAGAAATTTCTGCGGTTCTGCACCGGATCTGATCTTGTTGTTACAGACAGCATCTACGTGGAATTTGAAGAGATGACAGAGTTCACAAGAAGACCGATTGGTCACACGTGTGGGAAGATTCTGCAGCTAGCTGACAGCTTTGAGAACTTCCCGGATTTCCGTTCAGAATTTAATGCAGTTCTTGAAAGCAATGTCTGG CTGCAGCAAGTGGATCTGCTGGAGCATCCCATCCATTCTCCTCCATCAGTAGACAACACAGTTCAAACACAGTTTCATCGCAAGGAAACTGGCCTTTGGGAGTACACTCTTCCTCACACAAAGTGA
- the LOC115586241 gene encoding uncharacterized protein LOC115586241 isoform X4, translated as MYETAWLTMLRFYVATKPKEHDDDTSETSEVILVSASGGSEITTVELQLGDVMVDFDGVQPALEMSVISEVTFGPHLGVEEDPEDTLIYEGFPMPTSPVHPDDVITVTVHHANTFHDMITAFSDAEILNKALNVIRILPDNKEEAGSGSGVLRDVLSCFWHEFYERCTLGRTVKVPFLCHDFPAATWKAIGRILLKGYQDCQYLPNKLALPFLEQVLFDNVYSDLKAHFLQFVSSQERDVLMQAMSDFATVDSDDLVEVLDSYGCRRRITAETLPTILDEIAHKELVQTPKFVIDCWTEITNNHLSLSPEALTKLFSDLQPTTKKISCSKWICWSIPSILLHQ; from the exons ATGTATGAGACTGCGTGGCTGACAATGTTACGCTTTTACGTTGCAACCAAGCCAAAAGAACATGACGATGACACTAGTGAGACATCTGAAGTGATCCTTGTCTCGGCAAGCGGTGGCAGTGAAATCACTACAGTAGAACTACAACTGGGAGATGTCATGGTTGATTTTGATGGAGTCCAGCCTGCATTAGAAATGTCTGTAATATCTGAAGTTACCTTTGGTCCCCATCTCGGCGTTGAAGAAGACCCAGAGGACACATTGATCTATGAGGGTTTTCCTATGCCCACAAGTCCAGTTCATCCAGATGATGTGATAACAGTCACTGTACATCATGCTAACACTTTCCATGACATGATTACTGCTTTCTCTGATGCAGAGATTTTGAATAAAGCACTGAATGTGATACGAATACTTCcagacaacaaagaagaagCAGGCAGCGGATCTGGGGTACTAAGAGATGTTCTCAGCTGCTTCTGGCATGAATTCTACGAGCGATGCACACTCGGTAGGACAGTTAAAGTACCCTTCCTTTGCCATGATTTTCCTGCTGCAACATGGAAGGCAATTGGCAGAATCCTTCTGAAGGGTTACCAAGATTGTCAATATTTGCCAAACAAACTTGCACTCCCCTTCCTTGAACAGGTGCTTTTTGACAATGTGTACAGTGATCTTAAAGCACATTTTCTGCAGTTTGTGAGCAGCCAGGAACGTGACGTTTTGATGCAAGCGATGAGTGATTTCGCTACAGTTGACTCTGATGATCTTGTGGAAGTTCTCGACAGCTATGGCTGTAGAAGGAGAATCACTGCTGAGACTCTTCCTACAATACTTGATGAAATAGCGCACAAAGAACTCGTCCAAACACCGAAGTTTGTGATTGACTGCTGGACGGAGATCACCAATAATCATCTCTCCctcagtccagaggcactgacCAAGTTGTTCTCTGACCtgcaaccaacaacaaaaaag ATCAGCTGCAGCAAGTGGATCTGCTGGAGCATCCCATCCATTCTCCTCCATCAGTAG
- the LOC115586241 gene encoding uncharacterized protein LOC115586241 isoform X2: MYETAWLTMLRFYVATKPKEHDDDTSETSEVILVSASGGSEITTVELQLGDVMVDFDGVQPALEMSVISEVTFGPHLGVEEDPEDTLIYEGFPMPTSPVHPDDVITVTVHHANTFHDMITAFSDAEILNKALNVIRILPDNKEEAGSGSGVLRDVLSCFWHEFYERCTLGRTVKVPFLCHDFPAATWKAIGRILLKGYQDCQYLPNKLALPFLEQVLFDNVYSDLKAHFLQFVSSQERDVLMQAMSDFATVDSDDLVEVLDSYGCRRRITAETLPTILDEIAHKELVQTPKFVIDCWTEITNNHLSLSPEALTKLFSDLQPTTKKVCKLLKFALDLTPKQKEVGNHLKRFIRELDESKLQKFLRFCTGSDLVVTDSIYVEFEEMTEFTRRPIGHTCGKILQLADSFENFPDFRSEFNAVLESNVWISCSKWICWSIPSILLHQ, encoded by the exons ATGTATGAGACTGCGTGGCTGACAATGTTACGCTTTTACGTTGCAACCAAGCCAAAAGAACATGACGATGACACTAGTGAGACATCTGAAGTGATCCTTGTCTCGGCAAGCGGTGGCAGTGAAATCACTACAGTAGAACTACAACTGGGAGATGTCATGGTTGATTTTGATGGAGTCCAGCCTGCATTAGAAATGTCTGTAATATCTGAAGTTACCTTTGGTCCCCATCTCGGCGTTGAAGAAGACCCAGAGGACACATTGATCTATGAGGGTTTTCCTATGCCCACAAGTCCAGTTCATCCAGATGATGTGATAACAGTCACTGTACATCATGCTAACACTTTCCATGACATGATTACTGCTTTCTCTGATGCAGAGATTTTGAATAAAGCACTGAATGTGATACGAATACTTCcagacaacaaagaagaagCAGGCAGCGGATCTGGGGTACTAAGAGATGTTCTCAGCTGCTTCTGGCATGAATTCTACGAGCGATGCACACTCGGTAGGACAGTTAAAGTACCCTTCCTTTGCCATGATTTTCCTGCTGCAACATGGAAGGCAATTGGCAGAATCCTTCTGAAGGGTTACCAAGATTGTCAATATTTGCCAAACAAACTTGCACTCCCCTTCCTTGAACAGGTGCTTTTTGACAATGTGTACAGTGATCTTAAAGCACATTTTCTGCAGTTTGTGAGCAGCCAGGAACGTGACGTTTTGATGCAAGCGATGAGTGATTTCGCTACAGTTGACTCTGATGATCTTGTGGAAGTTCTCGACAGCTATGGCTGTAGAAGGAGAATCACTGCTGAGACTCTTCCTACAATACTTGATGAAATAGCGCACAAAGAACTCGTCCAAACACCGAAGTTTGTGATTGACTGCTGGACGGAGATCACCAATAATCATCTCTCCctcagtccagaggcactgacCAAGTTGTTCTCTGACCtgcaaccaacaacaaaaaaggtcTGTAAACTGTTGAAATTTGCCCTTGATTTGACTCCAAAACAAAAGGAAGTGGGAAATCATCTGAAAAGATTTATCAGAGAGCTTGATGAAAGTAAACTTCAGAAATTTCTGCGGTTCTGCACCGGATCTGATCTTGTTGTTACAGACAGCATCTACGTGGAATTTGAAGAGATGACAGAGTTCACAAGAAGACCGATTGGTCACACGTGTGGGAAGATTCTGCAGCTAGCTGACAGCTTTGAGAACTTCCCGGATTTCCGTTCAGAATTTAATGCAGTTCTTGAAAGCAATGTCTGG ATCAGCTGCAGCAAGTGGATCTGCTGGAGCATCCCATCCATTCTCCTCCATCAGTAG